ATCGCGTTGCGCACAGCGTCCAGGTCGCGTGCCGCAGAGATCACGATCACATCGGGTGATGGTGGCTTCTTCAACAGCTTTCGGATCACCTCCAATCCATTGCCATCGGGTAGGTAGATGTCCATCAGAACCAGATCAGGGGTGTGCGACGCCGCGAGGTCGCGGGCGTCGGTTGCCGTGTGCGCCTGCCCCACCACCTCGAATCCGTCCGTGCGCTGCACATATGCCGCGTGAATTCCCGCTACCCGGTAGTCGTCATCGACCACGAGCACCTTGATCGGAGATGTCCTCACCGCCGAACCCCCGATTCAGCGGTCAACGGACGGGGTGTGGACTGCTCTCTCGGCAGGGTGACCGTTAGGGTGGCACCCACGCCGGCGGCGCCCGTCGTGACGGCAACGGAGCCCCCTAATTTTGTGACTGACCGGTACACGAGGGCGAGACCCAGACCACGCAGTCGACCGCCGGCAGATGACTTCGTGCTGTACCCGTCAAGGAAAATACGAGGCACCAGGCCAGGCGGGATGCCGGGCCCGTTGTCGCTCACCGTGACGACGACCGTGTCATCGTCCTCGACGATCAGCACGGCGATCACCCGAGGCGTAGGACGCCCGGTCAGCGCGTCCATCGCGTTGTCGATGAGGTTGCCCAGCACCATTGTCAGAAGTTGCAATCTGTCGGGTGCCTCGCCGAGCCAGGTATCGCCCGAAACCTCCAGCTGAATTCCCCGTTCATTGGCCTCAGCGGCCTTGCCCAGGATGAGACCCACAATTTGCGGCGCCGCGATGTGGCTGCGCAGAGTGTGGTCGAACTCCGCTGCTGTGCCCTGAATCTCTGTCAGATAGACCATCGCCTCCTGCGTTTCGCCGAGCTCCAACAGGCCGGCGACGGTGTGCATTCTGTTGGCGAATTCATGCTGTTGGGCGCGCAGGGAGTCGGTCAGCCCGCGCTCGCCGTCAAGTTCGCGCAGCAGTGCGGCCAGTTCGGTGCGGTCGCGCAATGTAACGACGGCGCCGGTTGACCTGCCGGCGAGGCGCACCGGCATCCGGTTGACGACGAGCGCGTAGTCGTCGGTGAGCACCAGGTCATCGGGCGTGTTGTCGTCGCCGGTCAGCGCATCTCGCAATGGTCCCGGCGGCAGCAGCTCGGGCAGCAGGTGCCCGACGGCCGAGACACTCAGGCCGAGTAGTCGCTGCGCCTCGTCATTGACCATGCTCACTCGTCCCAGCGTGTCGAAGGCGATGACGCCCTCGCGCACTCCGTGCAGCGTCGCCTCCCGTTCCTGCAGCAGTAGGGAGATCTCATCCAACTCCAGGCCGAAGGTGCGTTGTTTGAGCCGGCGCGCCAAGCCCCAGGAGGCGATGGCGCCAAGGCCGAGGGCAATACCCAGCCAGGCGGCGTACGAGGGCAGCTCTTGCCACAGGGCTGCGGACACCGAACTCTCCTGCAGGCCGACCGAGACTTCGCCGACCAGCCGGCCGTCCGGGCCGTACAGCGGAGCCCGGGCGTTGGCGGAACGCCCGGTGCTGCCGTCATCGACCCCGACGTGGGTACGTCCGTCGGTGACCACGATCGGTTCGCTGACCTGTTGACCTATGAGGGCGGGGTCGGGGTGGGAGTGCCGTACTCGATCCATATCGATGATCACCACATAGGACGCGGTGGTCTTGCGGGTGACGTCCATCGCGAGCCGCTGAACCGTGGTTGCGCATCCGGGACCCTCCTGCTGCATACATCGACGAATGTCAGGTACCAGGGCAGTGGTCTGTGCGATGGCCGCCGCGCGGTCCTGATACTGCTCGTCCAGAGAGGAACGCTCGCGGCTGATGAGGAGCAGAAATCCGATCAGAACAGTGGCTGTCAAGATGACCAGCTGAGCTACGAAGATCTGGCTGGACAACCGGCGCATTCGGGTACGCATCACACACCAGTGTGACTGCGCACACATCTTTGAGCAACATGTTCCGACGGTGAGCACAATGCGCAGAACCCTTTTGAATGCGCATAACAGGCGTTGCGCGCGCAATCTCGACCGTGACTGCGATCACACCGTAGGTTCTTTGCCAGGAACAAGATCATGTTGATAAAGCCAGCTATAAGTAGAGGTCGCTCAATGACGAATGAAATGAAAGCTGGTTCCTCAGCAGCCGCTGCGGTGCGACACAAACCGGTAAAAATCGAACTGGCTCATCTCACCAAGAGATTCATGACGCCCAAAGGGGAAGCCTTTACCGCGATTCGCGATGTGACACTGACAGTGCAACCCGGCGAATTCTGCGCCATTGTCGGCCCAACGGGATGCGGAAAGTCCACTACCCTCGGCCAGGTATCAGGCCTGGAGAAGCCCAGCGGTGGCAGCGTCCGTGTCGGAGATGAGCCGGTGCGTGGCATCACCAAGGGCGTCAGTTTCATGTTTCAGGTCGATGCGTTGTTTCCCTGGAAGACCGTGCTCGGCAACGTGATGATCGGTCCGACGCTGAATGGTATGAACAAAAAGGATGCCACCGCGCTGGCCCGCGACTGGTTACGCAGAGTGGGGTTGGCCGGGTTTGAGGACCGCTACCCACATCAGCTGTCAGGAGGTATGCGTAAACGAGTTGGAATGGCGGCCGCCCTGATCAACGAACCACAGATTCTGCTGATGGATGAACCGTTCGGCGC
This portion of the Dermatophilaceae bacterium Sec6.4 genome encodes:
- a CDS encoding sensor histidine kinase — encoded protein: MRTRMRRLSSQIFVAQLVILTATVLIGFLLLISRERSSLDEQYQDRAAAIAQTTALVPDIRRCMQQEGPGCATTVQRLAMDVTRKTTASYVVIIDMDRVRHSHPDPALIGQQVSEPIVVTDGRTHVGVDDGSTGRSANARAPLYGPDGRLVGEVSVGLQESSVSAALWQELPSYAAWLGIALGLGAIASWGLARRLKQRTFGLELDEISLLLQEREATLHGVREGVIAFDTLGRVSMVNDEAQRLLGLSVSAVGHLLPELLPPGPLRDALTGDDNTPDDLVLTDDYALVVNRMPVRLAGRSTGAVVTLRDRTELAALLRELDGERGLTDSLRAQQHEFANRMHTVAGLLELGETQEAMVYLTEIQGTAAEFDHTLRSHIAAPQIVGLILGKAAEANERGIQLEVSGDTWLGEAPDRLQLLTMVLGNLIDNAMDALTGRPTPRVIAVLIVEDDDTVVVTVSDNGPGIPPGLVPRIFLDGYSTKSSAGGRLRGLGLALVYRSVTKLGGSVAVTTGAAGVGATLTVTLPREQSTPRPLTAESGVRR
- a CDS encoding ABC transporter ATP-binding protein, with the protein product MLIKPAISRGRSMTNEMKAGSSAAAAVRHKPVKIELAHLTKRFMTPKGEAFTAIRDVTLTVQPGEFCAIVGPTGCGKSTTLGQVSGLEKPSGGSVRVGDEPVRGITKGVSFMFQVDALFPWKTVLGNVMIGPTLNGMNKKDATALARDWLRRVGLAGFEDRYPHQLSGGMRKRVGMAAALINEPQILLMDEPFGALDVQTKAIMQTELLGLWEQTRPSVLFITHDLDEAVALADRVFVMTSSPGSIKESFEIDLPRPRGQVQEIRHQPRFLELQNKIWASLKDEVDRAYAQTAGAA